From Bacteroidota bacterium:
GGTGTTGCAGGAGCCCATCCTGGAAGAGGGGCAATCCGCCTGGTTTCATATGCTCACCGCCCTAATTCCGACGGCGTTTCTGCTCAGCATTTATGAAAGCATGTACTTCTTTGCGGCCTGGAAGGCCAACGTGGAGCGACGGGAAGCTCTCGTATTGGCCAACGCCCAATCGCAGTTTGAGGCGTTGAAGAAGCAGCTGGATCCACACTTTCTCTTTAATTGCATGAACACGCTGGCTTCTTTAATCGACGTGGACAATACGGATGCGCAGCGGTATCTGGGCCGGCTTTCAGAGGTTTACAGATATGTGTTGGATACACGGGAGCGTTCCACGGTCACGGTTGAGGAAGAGCTACAGTTCTTAAAAGCGTACATCTACTTGAACGAGGTACGTTTTCAGGATAACCTGAAGGTTGAGCAGCAGCTGGAAAAAGACATCTATGCCCACCGGGTGCCGGCTTTGAGTTTGCAGCTGCTCGTTGAGAATGCAATCAAGCACAATGTAGTCTCGCGAGAGCATCCGTTGACGATTCGCATTTACCAGGACGGCGACTACGTGACTGTAGAAAACAACAAGCGCCGCAAAAGCAGCTTCCACAGATCAACCAAGCTGGGACTACAGAACATCGTGAAGCGTTATCAACTGCTCACACAGCAACATGTCAGTATCAACGAGAGCGACACCGTCTTCCGTGTGCAACTGCCGCTCCTAGATCCGCAAGGGACGTGAAGGTTGTAATTATTGAAGACGAATATCCGGCTGCCAACCGACTGCGTACGCTGCTGGAAAAGGTTGACGCGCCAGTTGAGATTCTTGATGTACTCGATAGCGTTTCGGGTGCCTGTTCGTGGTTTGAAACCCATCCTTCTCCCGACCTGGTATTGTCTGATATCCAGCTTTCCGACGGACTGAGTTTCGAAGTATTCGAAAGGATGCAACTCAGGGCACCGATCATTTTTACGACGGCGTACGACGAATACGCTATCAAAGCATTCAAGCTCAACAGCATTGACTACCTGGTTAAACCCATCCAGGTTGAGGAGCTCAATGCTGCGCTCAACAAGTTTGTAGAAACCCGGCCGGCGCACCGTAGTGACCAGGTGCAGCAAGAATTGTTAGATCTATTAAAAGGCGTCCAAACGCGTGAGATCGCCTACAAAGAACGATTCCTTGTCAAAGGCGGCGAAGCCCTTGTGCCGGTTTTTCAGACCGAGATTGCCTACTTCTCGGCATCGAACGAGATTACACACCTTGTGCGCGCAGACGGGAAACGGTTCATCGTGGATTATACCTTGAGCGATCTGGAAGAGCGGCTGAATCCGGGCGCATTCTTCAGGGCGAACCGGCAGTATATAGTACAAGCCTCTGCGATAAGACGCGTCTTTCCCTATTTCAATGGCCGGCTCTTGTTGTCTCTTCATCCGCAGGCAAGGGAAGATGTGCTGGTGAGTAAGTCCAAAGCTTCGCGTTTCAAACAGTGGTTTGACGGCGGGTGAAAGCTAGCTGCCGAAAAGCAAAACCTGGTTAAAGCAAAAGGCCGGATCGCGCGGTTGCGCGACCCAGCCTGTAATTTGCTGCTTGCAATAAAACTGTTTGTTTACAGTACGATGTGCGCACCGAAGATCACACCGTGGCTGCGCGCGTCGCGGTCGCTATGCGTTGCGCCGGCGTTCTCGAGGTTGCCACCACTGATGAAGTTGAGTGGTGCATAGCCTTCTGTTCTGAAGACCTCGAAGAAGAGCTTTGAGCTCTTGTTGATCATCAGCGCACCACCCAGGATGTACTGGTTCTGGCGCTCCCAGGGCGACCCGTCTGGACCGGCGATGAAGTTCGAGAACTCACCTGAGAGGACGAAAGAGTACATGCCGTTGTCGGTGAGGACGTAGCTGGCGCCACCAACCAATGAGCTTACATGTTCTTCTTCGAACACGTTGAGTGGTGGTACCGGGTTGTGCGTGCCTGGCCATGGATCTTCAGTGATGGCCCATGCGCCGATCAGGCGGAGCCGGCCAATATTGGCTGTGCCGTAGAAAGTGCCGGCGCCGTTTGGTTGGTCGCAAGGCATGAAATGGACAACCGGGAAGTCCTGGCAGTATGCGCTACCTCGGACAAACGAAGCACCTGCCTGGATGGATGTGCTCTGGCCGAAGTTGAACGTGTAGCTGCCGTCAAAGACGAAGTTGTTCAACCGCGAAGGTACCGCTGTGCCTTCCACAGGAACGTGTAGCGCACGGAACTGGGCACCGCCCTGAACGGCAGTAAAGGAACCGTTGAACCCACCAAGGTCAACCCCAATCATGGCACCAAAGCCGAGGCCGGCAAACGCGTGCCACATGGTTGAGTTGGTAAATGGGCTTACGCTGCCCTGGTAGCCGAAATTGACATCCATTTTACCAACGGCGCCGTAGATGGGGAAGTCGTTCAGGTTACCGAGCACAACAAAACCTTTGCGAACCTGCACCTGGTTACGTGTCAAAGCAGTGAGGGTACCTGCGCCGAAGCTCTGCTGTGGATCGTAGAGCAGTTCGGTGTATATACTGAGCCAGTTGGTGATTGCGCCGGCGAACATGAGCTGGGCGGAATGTAAGGTAGCTTCGCTTACTTCTTTACCAATTTGATTGTTGGCTGTCGGATGGCGCATCAGGTAACCAAACTTGGAGTCTGTA
This genomic window contains:
- a CDS encoding histidine kinase, with protein sequence MWKYERRLRIIGIPVLSVIMSFVMCWEYWEAGGVQILSGIGKSFVFTFCIWEGNRQIMLYLYRKWPDVEQTRQRILTEVVSVFVYTLGINFFIKFLFSLVLQEPILEEGQSAWFHMLTALIPTAFLLSIYESMYFFAAWKANVERREALVLANAQSQFEALKKQLDPHFLFNCMNTLASLIDVDNTDAQRYLGRLSEVYRYVLDTRERSTVTVEEELQFLKAYIYLNEVRFQDNLKVEQQLEKDIYAHRVPALSLQLLVENAIKHNVVSREHPLTIRIYQDGDYVTVENNKRRKSSFHRSTKLGLQNIVKRYQLLTQQHVSINESDTVFRVQLPLLDPQGT
- a CDS encoding LytTR family DNA-binding domain-containing protein, with product MKVVIIEDEYPAANRLRTLLEKVDAPVEILDVLDSVSGACSWFETHPSPDLVLSDIQLSDGLSFEVFERMQLRAPIIFTTAYDEYAIKAFKLNSIDYLVKPIQVEELNAALNKFVETRPAHRSDQVQQELLDLLKGVQTREIAYKERFLVKGGEALVPVFQTEIAYFSASNEITHLVRADGKRFIVDYTLSDLEERLNPGAFFRANRQYIVQASAIRRVFPYFNGRLLLSLHPQAREDVLVSKSKASRFKQWFDGG